In Ignavibacteriales bacterium, the following are encoded in one genomic region:
- a CDS encoding superoxide dismutase: MMAFELPPLPYPNDALEPSIDAMTMEIHHDRHHKAYVDKLNAAVDGTDAANLPIEDIIKNISKYPAAVRNNGGGHYNHSLFWKMMKNGGGGNPAGDLGDAINNAFGSFDDFKKKFEEAGANRFGSGWAWLIVKDDGSLVVTSTPNQDNPMMDIADEKGTPILGCDVWEHAYYLKYQNKRPDYLAAFWNVVNWDEVANLYSSAKA, encoded by the coding sequence ATCATGGCTTTCGAATTACCCCCGCTCCCTTATCCAAATGATGCTCTTGAGCCGAGCATTGATGCTATGACTATGGAGATTCACCACGACAGACACCACAAAGCGTATGTTGATAAATTAAACGCCGCGGTTGACGGAACGGATGCCGCTAATCTTCCCATAGAAGACATTATTAAAAACATTTCTAAATATCCTGCCGCCGTAAGAAATAATGGTGGAGGACACTATAATCACTCACTCTTCTGGAAAATGATGAAAAATGGAGGCGGTGGAAATCCCGCTGGTGATCTCGGCGATGCTATTAATAATGCTTTTGGTTCATTCGATGATTTTAAAAAGAAATTTGAGGAAGCTGGCGCTAATAGGTTCGGATCCGGTTGGGCATGGCTCATTGTAAAAGATGATGGTTCATTAGTTGTAACATCTACACCTAATCAGGACAATCCGATGATGGATATTGCAGATGAAAAAGGCACTCCTATTCTTGGGTGCGATGTCTGGGAACATGCATACTATCTCAAATATCAAAATAAAAGACCTGATTATCTAGCCGCGTTTTGGAATGTGGTTAATTGGGATGAGGTAGCTAATCTCTACAGTTCTGCTAAAGCATAA